GCAAGCTGGTTTTGATTGACTTTGGGGCAGTGAAAGAAATCCACACCGCCAGTCAGAGCCAGCTCGAAGCCGATGATCAGCAGGCTCAACCGCAATCAACGTTTCTGCAGAGGGACGATCCTCTGGACAGCCGCACGATCGGAATTGGCACCCGAGGATACATCCCGGTAGAACAATATCGAGGGCACCCTCGCTTCAACAGCGACATCTATGCTGTAGGGATGACAGCGGTGCGAGCCTTGACAGGGCTGCCTCCCGATCGACTGCAGGAAGATTTCAGTACCGGACAGATTCTGTGGGAAAAGTCTACTCGGGTGGGTCAGGAACTGGCTACCATTCTCGATCGAATGGTTCACTACGACTTCACCCAACGCTATCAATCCGTGCCAGAGGTATTGGGCGATTTGCAAAGACTGATGGAATCCTATGACACATCCCTGGTGCCACTGCTGCTCCCAGAAGAGGATGAGACCAAAGAGGAAACCTTGCCGATCGAGAATTCCTCTGTACCCACGGAGCATTGGGACAGTTCCGGCTATAGTTCTTCCCGGCAGGATGTTTGAAAAGTCTAAATCTTGACAGCCCAGGCAACTACAGTGGTGGCTGTTAGAGCAAGACTGGCAGAGGCCACATTAAAAGAACCTGAGAATCTCCTGAATTATTTCTCAGGCAAAAATCAGCATTCAGGTCAGAACTCCTTAGAGCATCATCATTCTCCAGGCAGTTCTGCCCGTGAAAATAGATAGCAGAATTTGAGGCAGATTTGATGATGCGCTTTCCTCGTTTACTAATCCCAGGTCTGGCCGCGATCGCCCTGGTTGGATGTCTTGGAGCAACCTCAGGGACGCCTTCGGCTGAGAGTCCTGCTGCTCCTGTCTCTTCCCCCTCACCCGAACAGTCTGCACCTCAGGTTGCAGCAGCACCTTCTGGGTCATTTATGGCGGGAGAGCATCCCACTCAAGGCAAAGTGAAACTGGTTGTCAAAAACAATCAGCGATTTTTAGAATTTGACCGGACCTTTAAGACGGATTCAGGCCCTGATCTGGTTGTTGCGCTCCATCGATCGGGGAATGTCCTGCAAACGACTAAACCACCAGCCTATCCCTTGAAAGAGGGAGACTACGTGGTTCTGGCCCCTCTGCAGAAAACGAGTGGGGCGCAGAGTTATGCCATTCCCAGTCAGGTCAATCTGGCAAATTACAAATCTGTGGTGGTCTGGTGTCAAAAGTTCAACGCCACCTTTGGGGCTGCTCGGTTAAGCAACTAATGGTGCAAACAATAAATTTTGCCCCATGAGGGTTTGGGGGCCAAGTCCCCAAGAAGGGGTGAACCCCCCAAACCCCTTTCAAAACTTATGTTTTGCCGCCCTAATCATTGGTCATTTCTGATTTCGTGAGATCCCTTCCTGGGAGGGGTGACCCCCAGGGTCAGAGTCGGTAACAACAACTAAGTTGAGGAGAAATTCAATGAAACTTGCAGGGAAGGTCGCTCTGGTTACGGGGAGTAGCCAGGGGATTGGTCAGGCGATCGCGGTTCGTCTGGCAGCAGAAGGAGCTCGGGTTGTGATTAACTATCGCTCCAATCCTCAAGGAGCGGAAGAAACGCTCTCCAAGGTGCAGACTGCCGGGGGGGATTGCCACCTAGTTGAAGGCTACTGCGATAACGATCGGGGCTATAGCGTGGGCGCAGATCTGGGCATGGTAGACGATGTGCGGCGGTTGATTGCAGCCGGGATTGAACATTACGGCCAGTTAGATATTCTGGTCAATAATGCCGGGATTGAGAAGCATGCGCCTTTTTGGGATGTGACCGAAAAGGATTATGAGGCTGTGCTCAATGTCAACCTGAAGGGGGTGTTCTTTGCAACTCAGTCCCTGGTGCAGCATCTGAGGGAAACCAACCGTCCAGGCAAGATCATCAATATCAGCTCCGTTCACGAAGAACTGCCTTTCCCCAACTTCACAGCCTACTGTGCCAGCAAGGGAGGGTTGAAAATGCTGACCCGCAATCTGTCCGTAGAACTGGCTCCCTTAGGCATCACCATTAACAATGTGGCTCCCGGCGCGATCGAAACTCCGATCAACACCAAACTGTTGAATGACCCTGAGAAACTGGGGGCTCTGCTCAAAAACATTCCCCTGGGTCGGCTTGGTCAGCCGCAGGATGTGTCTGGTCTGGTGGCATTCCTGGCTTCCCCGGATGCAGATTACATCACGGGTTCCACTTTCTTTGTCGATGGAGGTCTGACCTGGAACTATCAAGAACAATGATGCAAGTTCTCCGCAAACATTACCCGGAATACCTGATGGAAGCGGCGGGGTTAGGCATTTTGTTGATGGTTGCTGGTGGGATGGCATTTCTGTTGAGGCATCCGGCCCTGTCCATCCACCAGTTCATTACTGAGCCGATCCTGCAACGCTTACTCACCGGATTAGTGATGGGGTTGACGGTGATTTCGATCGTGTATTCTCCCTGGGGTCAGCAATCGGGGGCCCATCTGAACCCGGTGGTGACGTTCACATTTTTTCGTCTGGGGAAGATTCATCCGATCGATGCGGGCTTCTACATCCTGTTTCAATTCCTGGGCGGTTTGACCGGTCTGCTCCTGCTTAACCAGATTTTGCGGGGCGCGATCGCCCATCCAAAGGTGCATTTTGTGGTCACACAACCCGGACCATCAGGAGTCTTCGCCGCTTTTCTGGCTGAATTCACGATCGCGACCGGCATGATGCTGATGGTGTTGTTTGTTTCCAATACGCCCAGGCTGGCCCGTTATACGGGGCTATTTGCAGGGATGCTGTTCGCAACCTATATTACGATCGAAGCGCCGCTATCGGGCATGAGTATGAACCCGGCCCGTACCTTTGCCTCTGCGCTTTCGGCTCAAAGCTGGACGGATATCTGGATCTACTTCACGGCTCCCCTGGCAGGGATGCTGTTGGCAGCCGAGGTGTACGTTCGTCTGAAAGGTCGTAAGGCGGTCAGATGCGCCAAGTTGCACCATCTAAACAATAAACGTTGCATTTTTCGCTGTGGCTATCGGGATTTGACGGTCAGAAATGGCCAGTTTGTTCTCAGTGACAAATTACCCGGTTCCTAAACTTCACTGTACTGACTGCCCAGTTTGTAAATCCCTTCTGTGATCATGACAAGGAGACGATCGTGCTTGAAAGTCTGGCCAAAATTCAAAATCCCCTGATCAGGAGTGCGACAGCAGCAATCACTGTCTGTTCAGTTATGACCTTTGCTGCCGCAATTACGATCGGGATTGCCAAACCCAAAACCGATGATGCGTTTCGCAGCGGCTTGACGGCTTCTTTGATTGGGACAGGGGTGGGGGCATTGTTTGGGCTGGTGTACCGGCAACGCCAAGGGGCTAAAACCCAGACTGGTCCTGCCACCCAACTGGATGGAAAACAGCCCTGGCAAGATTGGCGCAATTTCGTGGTGGCTGAAAAAGTCAAGGAAAGTGAGGAAATTACCTCCTTCTACCTGAAACCCGAGGATGGGGGAATGATTCCCCATTTTCAACCGGGACAGTTCCTCACGATTAAGCTGGAGATTCCCGGTCAGCCGCGCCCCGTAATTCGCACCTACTCGCTGTCAGACTATTGCAATACCTGCATGCACTATCGGCTTTCGATTAAGCGAGAGCCTGCCCCCAAGGGGCTGGACGTGTTGCCCGGTGTGGCCTCTAACTTCATGCATGATCAGATTCAGGTCGGTTCTGTGATCCAGGCCAAGCCACCGGCAGGGAAGTTTATCCTGGATGTGTATAAGTCGCTTCCAGTCGTATTGATCAGCAATGGGGTTGGGATCACCCCCATGATCAGTATGGCCAAAGCCTGTGCCCGGATGAATCCCGATCGTCCCCTCTGGTTTTTGCATGGAGCCAGGGATGGCCGCTTCCACGCTTTTCGAGAGGAAGTGCAGGCGATCGCTCAACAAAACCCCACTTTGCAGGTTCACTATTGCTACAGTCGTCCTCGGCCAGAGGATGCCGGCCATTACCAGAGCGAAGGATATGTGGATGTCGCCCTGTTGCAAAAACTGGTTACCCCCAATGCGGAGTTTTTCCTGTGTGGCTCGCCGCCTTTTATGCAATCCCTGCGAGATGGACTGAAAGCCTGGGGTGTTCCAGAAGAACAGGTTTTCTTTGAAGCCTTTACCAAGGCTCCAGCGGCTGCCAGCCCACCTGCCATTGAGCCCCAGGGGGCTAGCGCAGAAGTTGTCTTTGCCCAGTCTGGCCAGACCCTGACCTGGCGAGAAAGCGATGGCACCCTGCTGGAGTTCGCAGAAGCCAACAATATCAATCCTCCTTACAGTTGCAGAGCCGGGATTTGTGGGACCTGCATCTGTAAACTCCAGGCGGGGGAGGTGACTTATCGGGAAGCCCCCACGGCTGCGATCGAGGCGGGCTCCGTCCTGATCTGCATCTCCCAACCCAAGAGTGAGCGAGTTGTGCTGGATATTTGAGCCCACCTGAAAGATTGAAAATATTAGTTGCAAAGGGAAGGCCAGATTCCGAGCAAGGGCTATGATTTGCCCAGCGTCACTGCTACGCAGCTTTTGCTGTCAATGCCTTGAGAAGATGAATGGGGATCCATGGTTATGGAAAACTTAAATTTTAAGCCGAAAGCTTTTGGTTACCATCCCTATAATGCCTATTTCCTGGCCCTGGTGTCCCAACTGGCCTATGAAAAGGATGGGAAGGCTGTCCAGGCAAAGGCCCAATCCTGGGGAATTGCAGCAGAGGATATCCAACCTTTTGATTGCGGGGGAACGCAGGCCATCCTGCTAGCCGATTCGGAGAAGATTATTGTTGCTTTTCGAGGCACAGAACCTATCCTGGCTGATTGGATCACAGACCTCAAAATCCGCAAAACTGCTGGACCTGGGGGTAACGTCCATCGGGGGTTTTATGCGGCCCTGGCCTGTATCTGGGCGGATGTGGAGAACGCGATCGAGCAGGCCATTGACAAAGCTTCCCAGCAACAGCGGCAAAATCCAGCTTACACCCGACCCACCCTCTGGTTCACGGGTCATAGCCTCGGTGGAGCCCTGGCTACTATGGCCACGGCCTTCTGTAAGTTCAATGAACAGCCGATCGTGGTGAATGGTCTCTATACCTTTGGTCAGCCCAGGGTTGGAAGTGAGAAATTTGCGGCAAACTTCAATAACCTGTTTAAGGCCCAGACATTCCGCTTTGTCAATAACAATGATGTTGTAGCAAGGCTTCCACCCAGCTTGATGGATTATAGCCATGTGGGCCAGTTAAAATACTTCGACCATGAGGGCAACTTCAAGAGTGATGGTGATTTGAACTGGTGGAATACCTTCTGGGATCGGGCTGCCGGGTTACTGGAGGAGAGTCTTAACGCTGGTCCTGATCAAATTAATGATCACAGTCTGGACGAACAGTATATCCCTCATCTGTTGAAGCATGTACAGCAATGGGAAGTAGAACAGAAGCCTCCATCTCCCTAGTTCACCACCATACTACCCTCTCAGATTAACCTGCCCGATCGGCCAGTTCCAACCAGCGTTCCGTCGCTGTATCGATCGCCTGAGTCAGTTCCGACAGGCGTTCTGACAATTTCTGCACTTCACTGAAGCCTGCCGGTGGATTGGTATACAAAGTCTTTTCGATCGTTTCTTTCTCCGCTTCCATTGCTGGAATTTGCGTCTCCAGTTGTTCATACTCCCGCTTTTCTTTGAAAGAAAGTTTGCGGATTCTAGTGGAAGTAGGAGATGTGGCAGCAGCAGTTTCTTGAGAGTCCTGAGAAGCAGTGGTCAGCTCTGACACTGGCTGCAGATTTTGCAGTGGCTGATTAACCGTTGACCGGGCAATTTGCCCCTTGACTGCCTCAGCTTCCTCCTCCGCCTGCTTGTAATCCAGGTAGACCGAGTAATTGCCGGGATACTGACGCAGGGTACCCCCAGCTTCAAAAGCAAAAATGCTATCTACCGTGCGATCGAGGAAGTAACGATCGTGGGAGACCACAATCACACAGCCGTTAAAGTCTTCCAGGTAATCTTCTAAGACCGTCAGGGTTTGCACATCCAGATCATTGGTGGGTTCGTCCAGGATCAGCACATTTGGCGCACCCATCAGCACCCGTAAGAGAAATAGACGCCGCCGTTCTCCCCCCGATAGCTTGTGAATGGGAGCATATTGCTGATTGGGTGGAAACAGGAAACGCTCCAGCATTTGAGAAGCGGTAATGACTTCGCCTTCTGCCGTTTTAACCAGTTCCGCCACGCCCTTCAGATATTCGATCACCCGCTGGTTTTCGTTCATCGTCACATCATCCGAATGCTGGTCGAAATAGCCGATGTGGATGGTGGAGCCAATCTCTACCGTGCCTGCATCCGGCTGCACCCGGCCCGTGATCATATCCAGCAACGTGGATTTGCCCGCTCCGTTGCTACCAATAATCCCGATCCGATCTTCTGGATTGAAATAGTAAGTGAAGTCTTTGATCAGGGTACGATCGCCATAAGCCTTGCAGAGACCCGTTAGTTCGATCACCTTCTTGCCAATCCGACGACCGGCAGTGGAAATCTCAACTTTGCCTTGGCCCTGCTTGAATTCTTGGCCCTGCATCTCATGGATGCGATCGATGCGGGCTTTTTGTTTAGTGCTGCGAGCCTTAGGACCTCGCTTCAGCCACTCCAGTTCCCGCCGCAAGACCCCGACATGTTTTCGCTGGCTGCTGGCCGCCACCTCTTCCGCTTCGGCCTTCTTGGTCAAGTAGTACGCATAGTTGCCATTGTAGGTATAGAGATCTCCCCGATCGACCTCCAGAATCCGATTGGTAACTCGATCAAGGAAGTAGCGATCGTGGGTAATCAGCAACAAAGCCCCTCGAAACCGGTTCAGATAACTCTGTAACCACTCTACCGACAGGGCATCCAGATGGTTAGTCGGCTCATCCATCAAGAGCCCGTCCGGCTCAGACAGCAGGGCTGTGGCCAGGGCAATTCGTTTCCGGTACCCCCCGGACAGAGCGCCAATGCGAGCCTCAAAATCCTCAATTCCCAGCTTGCTGAGAATGATCTTGGCATTGGTTTCCAGTTCCCAGGCTCCCGCTGCTTCCATTCGTTGCGACAGGCTGGAAAGCTTGGCCATCAGCGTCTCCGTATCCCCATGGCCATGGGCCAGCTTATCAGACAGGGCCTCATACTCCCGCACCAGATCCATTTGCTCCCCACTGTCTGCAAAGACCTGCTCGAGGACGGTCCGATTCTCATCCAGCTCCGGTTGTTGGGGCAGGTAAACCACTCTAGAGCCGGGATTGGTCCAGAGTTCTCCTTCGTCGATCGGCTCCAACCCTGCAATCATTTTCAGTAGGGTTGATTTACCGGAACCATTGATGCCAATCAAGCCCACTTTATCGCCTTCATTCAGGCTGAAGCTGGCATCCCGCAGGATTTCTTTGATCCCAAAGTCTTTCTTAACCGATCGCAGCGTAAAAATTGCCATGAGCTACAGGTCACCTTCAGTAACCTAGTTTAGCGTTGCCTGGAGTCCACTCGCCTGTTTCGCTTCTATTCGGCCCCTGATTGAGGCTCGTATGGGAATATCCAGCAGAACATAGAACAGCCATTTGGCGGCAGTGGCAAATTTCCGATCCCTCAGCAAGACTGCCAGCAAGTAAGCTGTCTCTAATGCTGTTTTGTAAGGATGGGACGCAAGCGTTGGATCGAAGTCTTTCCCATGCCGGATGCGTTTGATGGCAATAATGATTCCCTTCAAAAGACAGACATAGTACGTCATTACCGAGCCAGTTTTTAAGGCTTCATACAGGAAGTTTAGATCGCCCCCCAACCCTCGCCACTTCCGGTCTTTAGCCGGAGCCTGATAGTGATTGGCCCTGGCCTTTTCAGCTCTAACAATCTTCAGACCCTGACGCTGGACTCGGCGGGCCAAGTCATGCTCCTCGCAACCATAGGTCTTAAAGTACCGAATATTAGTATCAAATTGAAAGTAATCTGCCAGCACTTGCCTGAGCGAAAACAAACTCCCTGTGCCAAAAGTGGGGGCATTCCAATCATGGGATCCATGACATTGGTAGACGCAACCCCAGGTAAACATCAGGTCAGGGTCGTTAATATATAGCTCGGCAATTTCATCCAGACAATCCGGGAATGGACTCACATCATCGTCCATGAAAACGATAATGCTCCCTTGAGCATGGGCAAGGGCTCGATTTCTGCTAAACGGTAAGCCTCGATTTCTCCCATTGCGCAGGATGGACAGATGCTCGATTTTGGTTGGGTAGTCATGGAGCACCTGTTCAACTGGTTCTGGGGAATGATCATCCACCACAATCACTTCATAGTTCGGATAAGTCACTTGCTCGATCGCAGGCATACTATACTTTCGCAAACTCTCAGCCCGGTTATAGGTGCAGAGGGCGATCGTGATTAGGGGGAGCTTCATAGAATTCAAGACCCTGATTACCTTAAAGATAATACTATTGCTTACTGGATGCCTGCCGGGAAGGCAGTTCCTGCCGGATGCCATCTACCCATGGCAGAATCAATTACTCTAGTTCTAGAAGCCTATCAACCCGCAAGCACCATGATTGACCTCTACTACTGGCCCACTCCCAACGGGCACAAAATCACCATCTTTCTGGAAGAAGCCGAGCTGGGCTATCGGATTATCCCCGTCAATATTGGTGCCGGTGATCAGTTTAAGCCAGATTTTTTGAACATTGCTCCCAACAATCGCATGCCCGCCATCATTGATGATCACCCGGCAGATGGGGGTACCCCTATCTCCATCTTTGAATCGGGCGCAATCCTGCTATATCTGGCCGAGAAAACTGGGAAGTTTTTACCAACGCCGTTGCGTGATCGCAAAACAGTCCTGGAATGGTTATTCTGGCAAATGGGTGGGCTGGGTCCCATGGCCGGACAAAATCACCACTTTGCCCAATACGCGCCTGAGAAGCTGCCCTACGCCATCGATCGCTATGTGAAAGAAACTAATCGGCTCTATGGGGTTCTGAACCGTCAGCTAGAAGGGCGGGACTACATTGCTGGGGCCTATTCCATTGCCGATATGGCCTGCTATCCCTGGATTGTGCCCTACGAACGGCAACAGCAAAATTTGGAGGACTTCCCCAATCTGAAACGTTGGTTTGGGCAGATGCACGATCGACCGGCTGTGATTCGAGCCTATGAAAAGGGGCAGCCCTATAGCAAGCAACCTACCGTTAACGAGGAGAGTCAGAAAATCCTGTTTGGCCAGACAGCCGCATCTATTCAACCAGCAGGAAACCAATAAGGTGACATGTTCCCCTGATTATCATTGTTGGCCAGAGGATGACATCTTTTCTCGCCGCACTACTTCAATCTGATTGACCTCAAAAACCAATGTAAAGGTCTGCCCCATTGATTTTTCTATAAATTTTTCTAGGAGCGTTACTTGTTTTGGGGTAACAGCTTCTGAACTGCGAACGGTTAATCGGACTTCAGGAGGGATGACCAACCAATTTGTTTCAATCTTTAGCAGTTCTACACGCTGAAATGTCATCGTCCGATTCAGCAATGCTTGTTTGAGATTGGCCTCCAGACGACTCTGCCTCACCAGATCAATAAAACTTAGACCGAGGGGAACGAGCAGAATACTCGTCAAAATAGTTGCCAATATCAATGCTTTCCGGGCCTGGGAAAATGGCGCATAGCCTGCCAGGAAGAAGGTCACCATGCAAGAGAGCATAATTCCCAACAGGTTAGTCAAGTAGAGTAATGATGCGCCCAAGCTCAGGATGCCATTGGCGTGGGATAACCCCAAACCAATGACGCATAGGGGAGGCATCAAGGCAACGGCGATAGCTGTTCCTGCCAGACTACCAGAAATTTTAGGTTGCACTTTCCCATAGCCACTGATGCTGCCAGATGAGATAGCAATACCCAGATCTAAGAGATTAGGTTTAGACCGCGCTAAAATTTCACTGCCAAAGGTTGAAAATCCTGCTAATGATCCTAATATCCAGGAGAGGATGACAGCCAGTACTGTTCCCACTGCAACTGAAGTAAGTCCCCGTCGGAAGAGTGTGATATCCCCTTCTAGGGCACCAAACGCCAGACCTCGAATGGGTAACATCAGAGGCGCAACAATCATGGCTCCGATGATAACGGCTACACTATTAGAGAGTAATCCGAGGGTAGCAATGATACAGGATCCAACAATGAGAATTAGAAAATTGAGATCCAGTTTGGATTCTTCCAGGAGTTCAGTGCGAAGTTGATGCAGTTTCGTTGCATCAGCTATTGTACGTTGTGAATGCCGAATGCATCGTCGTACGATCGCCACCACAGGGACTGCCCAACTGGCCGGAATTCTTCTCAACATACACAACCCTCTGGAAAACTTCATTTTGTATTCATCATCCCCCTTCCTGAAGAAGCGGATTTCCCAGTCATTCTGGCAGCACCTCTGTCCCTGGTATAGAGGCTTCACAGGTCAATGGGATGCGATGCTTGCTAATCCCCCGCATATCTCACCAGCAAACTGGAACCAGCAGATCAAACTAACTTCTTGATGTCGCCGAAGGCCCGGTAGAAGCCCCCACGAGAGGATTCGCGAATTTCTGCCACCAGATAGCGGGCTCCCTCTTCTCGAATGTCCTTCGGGAACT
The nucleotide sequence above comes from Leptolyngbya sp. 'hensonii'. Encoded proteins:
- a CDS encoding glycosyltransferase family A protein — translated: MKLPLITIALCTYNRAESLRKYSMPAIEQVTYPNYEVIVVDDHSPEPVEQVLHDYPTKIEHLSILRNGRNRGLPFSRNRALAHAQGSIIVFMDDDVSPFPDCLDEIAELYINDPDLMFTWGCVYQCHGSHDWNAPTFGTGSLFSLRQVLADYFQFDTNIRYFKTYGCEEHDLARRVQRQGLKIVRAEKARANHYQAPAKDRKWRGLGGDLNFLYEALKTGSVMTYYVCLLKGIIIAIKRIRHGKDFDPTLASHPYKTALETAYLLAVLLRDRKFATAAKWLFYVLLDIPIRASIRGRIEAKQASGLQATLN
- a CDS encoding lipase family protein, coding for MENLNFKPKAFGYHPYNAYFLALVSQLAYEKDGKAVQAKAQSWGIAAEDIQPFDCGGTQAILLADSEKIIVAFRGTEPILADWITDLKIRKTAGPGGNVHRGFYAALACIWADVENAIEQAIDKASQQQRQNPAYTRPTLWFTGHSLGGALATMATAFCKFNEQPIVVNGLYTFGQPRVGSEKFAANFNNLFKAQTFRFVNNNDVVARLPPSLMDYSHVGQLKYFDHEGNFKSDGDLNWWNTFWDRAAGLLEESLNAGPDQINDHSLDEQYIPHLLKHVQQWEVEQKPPSP
- a CDS encoding DUF389 domain-containing protein, which codes for MLRRIPASWAVPVVAIVRRCIRHSQRTIADATKLHQLRTELLEESKLDLNFLILIVGSCIIATLGLLSNSVAVIIGAMIVAPLMLPIRGLAFGALEGDITLFRRGLTSVAVGTVLAVILSWILGSLAGFSTFGSEILARSKPNLLDLGIAISSGSISGYGKVQPKISGSLAGTAIAVALMPPLCVIGLGLSHANGILSLGASLLYLTNLLGIMLSCMVTFFLAGYAPFSQARKALILATILTSILLVPLGLSFIDLVRQSRLEANLKQALLNRTMTFQRVELLKIETNWLVIPPEVRLTVRSSEAVTPKQVTLLEKFIEKSMGQTFTLVFEVNQIEVVRREKMSSSGQQ
- a CDS encoding aquaporin; translated protein: MMQVLRKHYPEYLMEAAGLGILLMVAGGMAFLLRHPALSIHQFITEPILQRLLTGLVMGLTVISIVYSPWGQQSGAHLNPVVTFTFFRLGKIHPIDAGFYILFQFLGGLTGLLLLNQILRGAIAHPKVHFVVTQPGPSGVFAAFLAEFTIATGMMLMVLFVSNTPRLARYTGLFAGMLFATYITIEAPLSGMSMNPARTFASALSAQSWTDIWIYFTAPLAGMLLAAEVYVRLKGRKAVRCAKLHHLNNKRCIFRCGYRDLTVRNGQFVLSDKLPGS
- a CDS encoding DM13 domain-containing protein — translated: MMRFPRLLIPGLAAIALVGCLGATSGTPSAESPAAPVSSPSPEQSAPQVAAAPSGSFMAGEHPTQGKVKLVVKNNQRFLEFDRTFKTDSGPDLVVALHRSGNVLQTTKPPAYPLKEGDYVVLAPLQKTSGAQSYAIPSQVNLANYKSVVVWCQKFNATFGAARLSN
- a CDS encoding glutathione binding-like protein, whose protein sequence is MIDLYYWPTPNGHKITIFLEEAELGYRIIPVNIGAGDQFKPDFLNIAPNNRMPAIIDDHPADGGTPISIFESGAILLYLAEKTGKFLPTPLRDRKTVLEWLFWQMGGLGPMAGQNHHFAQYAPEKLPYAIDRYVKETNRLYGVLNRQLEGRDYIAGAYSIADMACYPWIVPYERQQQNLEDFPNLKRWFGQMHDRPAVIRAYEKGQPYSKQPTVNEESQKILFGQTAASIQPAGNQ
- a CDS encoding ABC-F family ATP-binding cassette domain-containing protein — translated: MAIFTLRSVKKDFGIKEILRDASFSLNEGDKVGLIGINGSGKSTLLKMIAGLEPIDEGELWTNPGSRVVYLPQQPELDENRTVLEQVFADSGEQMDLVREYEALSDKLAHGHGDTETLMAKLSSLSQRMEAAGAWELETNAKIILSKLGIEDFEARIGALSGGYRKRIALATALLSEPDGLLMDEPTNHLDALSVEWLQSYLNRFRGALLLITHDRYFLDRVTNRILEVDRGDLYTYNGNYAYYLTKKAEAEEVAASSQRKHVGVLRRELEWLKRGPKARSTKQKARIDRIHEMQGQEFKQGQGKVEISTAGRRIGKKVIELTGLCKAYGDRTLIKDFTYYFNPEDRIGIIGSNGAGKSTLLDMITGRVQPDAGTVEIGSTIHIGYFDQHSDDVTMNENQRVIEYLKGVAELVKTAEGEVITASQMLERFLFPPNQQYAPIHKLSGGERRRLFLLRVLMGAPNVLILDEPTNDLDVQTLTVLEDYLEDFNGCVIVVSHDRYFLDRTVDSIFAFEAGGTLRQYPGNYSVYLDYKQAEEEAEAVKGQIARSTVNQPLQNLQPVSELTTASQDSQETAAATSPTSTRIRKLSFKEKREYEQLETQIPAMEAEKETIEKTLYTNPPAGFSEVQKLSERLSELTQAIDTATERWLELADRAG
- a CDS encoding glucose 1-dehydrogenase — protein: MKLAGKVALVTGSSQGIGQAIAVRLAAEGARVVINYRSNPQGAEETLSKVQTAGGDCHLVEGYCDNDRGYSVGADLGMVDDVRRLIAAGIEHYGQLDILVNNAGIEKHAPFWDVTEKDYEAVLNVNLKGVFFATQSLVQHLRETNRPGKIINISSVHEELPFPNFTAYCASKGGLKMLTRNLSVELAPLGITINNVAPGAIETPINTKLLNDPEKLGALLKNIPLGRLGQPQDVSGLVAFLASPDADYITGSTFFVDGGLTWNYQEQ
- a CDS encoding 2Fe-2S iron-sulfur cluster-binding protein; the protein is MLESLAKIQNPLIRSATAAITVCSVMTFAAAITIGIAKPKTDDAFRSGLTASLIGTGVGALFGLVYRQRQGAKTQTGPATQLDGKQPWQDWRNFVVAEKVKESEEITSFYLKPEDGGMIPHFQPGQFLTIKLEIPGQPRPVIRTYSLSDYCNTCMHYRLSIKREPAPKGLDVLPGVASNFMHDQIQVGSVIQAKPPAGKFILDVYKSLPVVLISNGVGITPMISMAKACARMNPDRPLWFLHGARDGRFHAFREEVQAIAQQNPTLQVHYCYSRPRPEDAGHYQSEGYVDVALLQKLVTPNAEFFLCGSPPFMQSLRDGLKAWGVPEEQVFFEAFTKAPAAASPPAIEPQGASAEVVFAQSGQTLTWRESDGTLLEFAEANNINPPYSCRAGICGTCICKLQAGEVTYREAPTAAIEAGSVLICISQPKSERVVLDI